The following is a genomic window from Mustela lutreola isolate mMusLut2 chromosome 5, mMusLut2.pri, whole genome shotgun sequence.
GCAGTTGAACTGGCATTTAAACAAACTGCAATCTGAGAAGTAATTCAAATGGCTTACACCTGTTCCCCTTGTCCAAAGTAACTTAGAAGATTCCTTAGCATTTACTCCCATTGGTCTGAAAAACACCTGCTAAAGAGTTCTGATCATAACAGTTGTCAGAGTAAGGGGCTGGTAGTCCAAAAATAGCCTTATGGAATCCTCTATTCCAATCTATCAAGGTAAAGAGAGTCATGTGGATAAACAATTTGTGGAAGAGCTTTGGGCTGAGAGCTGGACCGGTGGTACCTAGTGTCTATGAAGTCAGCTCACCAATGATACAGTCTCTGCTTAGCCTCAGTTCTAAGAATGTACCAAAGGCAGAGGGCAACACTTGAACCCAGAGTTTTGCTAATAGGAGGATGCTTTGAAAATCCTGACAGCCACAGGCACCAAGTAGAAGGAGAAGTGGAGCTTGTGTTTTTGTGTATCCGGTTAAAGCCCATCATCGATCGGGACTTAAGGTTTGGGCTTGAAAAGAGGTTACTCATtgctttcaaaaatagaaatgggcaACAGCGTGAAGTTTTAGAAACGCCTTTCATCGAATGGGATCATTTCAAAGATAAAGTGggagtaaggaagaaagaaaaaaaaaatctaatacctGTTTACgtttggaataaaaaagaaaaagggatcgCAAATCAAAGCCGACTTTCTCCAGCAATATGGGAAAATAAAGGGTTACAACATCTCCTGAAACTTTGAAGTGGAAAGGGGAAATCAGCTGGTGGGCTCTGCCAGCTATccacctcttccccttccccgcGGAGGGCGTGGCGAAGTTCAGCACCTCGGAAAGCGCCCCCCTCTTGTCCGCGCGCGGGTTACGCATGCTCCATGGGAGCCCGCAGCCCGGGCTTTGCGGGTGCGAATATAACTCGGGTGGCCGCCGCTGACAACTCACTGGGAGCTGACAACAGTGGAGAGATGAATGCGCGAGGCAGCGAGGTCGACATCGAAAGACCTCCAGGGGGTCAGAGCAAGGTAGTCGGAActctcctatctctctctttcctttcaagGGACAGAAACCTCGTCCAAGCTGCAGAGAAACCGACAAAGGtttgaaagagaaggagggagcccCCTGTAGCGGTCCTGAGCGGCAGGGTGGGTATGGGTATAAGCTAGTGCCCAAAAAAGGCAGTGGGGGGAACGTCTGGATCGTACAGCAAGGACCAGAGACTCCCACCTTGGCCAGAGAATCCTTGGATGCCCACCGCTCGCCTCAGGAGCTGCGCTGCTCAGTGCTAGATCTCCCCTCCAGAACAAACGCCGAGCACAACTCCGGCCCCCAAGGCTGTGTACCCCGCGCGGGGAGAGCCTTTGGCACCCAGTTCCCGGGGGCTATCTACAGATGCGGCTTTGAAAGGGCCCACGCACGCCCTGCGCCCTCGCCGGGACAGAACCCCCACAGTTCAACTCGCTTTGGTCTTCACTTCTGCCCTCCGCCCTCCCCGAACATGACCTAGAGGCACCTGCGCTTGGAGACAGTCGCCGCAGCCAGGACAGTCACCATGAATAAGGAGGCTGGCGGAGACGAGCTCGCAGAACTCTTTGGTCTGATCCCGTACCTTCTGCAGGCGGCCAACACCAGCGGCAACGCGTCGTCGCTGCAGCTCCAGGACTTGTggtgggagctggggctggagtTGCCTGACGGCGCGGCGCCGGGGCATCCCCCGGGCACCGGCGGGGCAGAAAGTGCGGACACCGAGTCCCGGGTGCGGATCCTTATCAGCGCGGTGTACTGGGTGGTTTGCGCGTTGGGGCTGACTGGCAACCTGCTGGTGCTCTACCTGATGAAGAGTAAGCAGGGATGGCGCAAGTCCTCCATCAACCTCTTTGTCACCAACCTGGCGCTGACAGACTTTCAGTTCGTACTCACCCTGCCCTTCTGGGCGGTGGAAAATGCGCTCGACTTTAAATGGCCCTTCGGCAAGGCCATGTGTAAGATCGTATCCATAGTGACGTCCATGAACATGTACGCCAGCGTCTTCTTCCTCACCTCCATGAGTGTGGCGCGCTACCACTCGGTGGCGTCCGCTCTTAAGAGCCACCGGACCCGAGGGCATGGCCTGGGCGAATGCTGCGGCCAAAGCCTGGGGGACAGCTGCTGCTTCTCAGTCAAAGCACTGTGCGTATTGATCTGGGCCTCCGCCGCGCTGGCCTCGATGCCCAACGCAATCTTCTCCACCACCATCAAGGTGATGGGCGAGGAGCTGTGCCTGGTGCGCTTCCCAGACAAGTTGCTGGGAGGAGACAGACAGTTCTGGCTGGGCCTCTACCACTTGCAGAAGGTGCTACTAGGCTTCGTGCTTCCGTTGTGCATCACCAGCCTGTGCTATCTTCTGCTGGTGCGTTTCATCTCCTACCGCCGTGTGGCTGGGACCGAAGGAGGAGCCTCAGCGGCCGAGGGCGGCCTGGCCGCAGCCAGCGCCCGGAGACGGTCGAAGGTCACCAAATCTGTGACCATCGTggtcctttccttcttcctgtgtTGGTTGCCCAACCAGGCTCTCACCACCTGGAGCATCCTCATCAAGTTCAACGCCGTGCCCTTCAGCCAAGAGTATTTCCTGTG
Proteins encoded in this region:
- the RXFP3 gene encoding relaxin-3 receptor 1, with protein sequence MNKEAGGDELAELFGLIPYLLQAANTSGNASSLQLQDLWWELGLELPDGAAPGHPPGTGGAESADTESRVRILISAVYWVVCALGLTGNLLVLYLMKSKQGWRKSSINLFVTNLALTDFQFVLTLPFWAVENALDFKWPFGKAMCKIVSIVTSMNMYASVFFLTSMSVARYHSVASALKSHRTRGHGLGECCGQSLGDSCCFSVKALCVLIWASAALASMPNAIFSTTIKVMGEELCLVRFPDKLLGGDRQFWLGLYHLQKVLLGFVLPLCITSLCYLLLVRFISYRRVAGTEGGASAAEGGLAAASARRRSKVTKSVTIVVLSFFLCWLPNQALTTWSILIKFNAVPFSQEYFLCQVYVFPVSVCLAHSNSCLNPILYCLVRREFRKALKSLLWRIASPSLTSMRPFTATTKPEPEEQGLQALAPLHRTAEPDLVYYPPGVVVYSGGRYDPLPSSSAY